The Caldisericum sp. genomic sequence TTGCATACAATGTTGTTTAAGGATTAATTTCAATAGAATATATATAGATGCTACGACCAGAAAGACCTAAAAGGAGCGCATCCTCATGGACTTCTTTCAGTTTGGGTACATTTCAAAAACGGGTGTGCCTACTATAATAGAAAGGAGATGAAAAGTTGAAAAAGTTGGTTGTTTTTAGTCTTGTTGTTTTGTTTGTATTTTCTATAACTATCGGGGTTTTGCCCGTAAAGGGTGATACAAAAGTTGAGGGAGAAATTTCCATAGGAAAAACATTTGCAGTAATCAATTCAAAAGTTGTGAAAATTGATGTTACACCAGTTATTTCAAATGGAAGAACGCTTATTTCGGGTAGTTTCCTTGCAAATACTCTTGGTGGCTTTTATGATTACAATCCGAACTCAAAGACCATAACCCTTTTATTTGACCTTAAGGTATTTACCTTTGAGGTAGGTTCAAAAAAAGCAATTATCGATAATGAAAATTATGAGACTCTCGATGTTGCACCTGCCGTTATAAAAGGCGTTCCTCTTGTCCCTCTTAGGTTTGTTATAGAATCACTTGGCGGCATAGTTATGTGGAATGGAAACACAAGAAGCGTAAAATTTTCGTATTCTCCAAAGCCTCTTTCAAAAACATTGAAGGTAACCCTTAAAGTAATCCACGCAGGAAGCCTTACCCAACCAATAAGAAGCGTTGAAGAAAACTTCAAAAATTATTACAAAAACCTCAATGTCCAGATAAATTTTGAAGATATGTCCGCAGGAAGCGTTGATGTTGTAAAGCAGGTTTCGGAACTAAAAAAAGAAATGGATGTTGTAATTACTGCAGATTCTTTCCTTATCCCACAATATCTTATACCGAAATATGCTTCCTCATATATAGAGTTTGCAACAAATAAACTTGTTCTATGCTATACGGATAAAAGTGCATATGCAAAAGAAATCACAAGCAATAATTGGTTTGATATACTTTTGAGAAAAGATGTTGACTTCGGATACGCAGAGCCAAACTCGGATCCCTGCGGTTACCGAACCCTTTTAATGTTTCAACTTGCAGAACTTTTTTACAAAAAACCCGGGCTTTACAATAGTTTGTTGAATGCTACAAAGCCACAAAATATCCGCCCGAAATCAGTCGAACTTGTTGCACTTCTTCAAACACACGAACTTGATTACGCCTTTGAGTATGAATCTGTTGCAATACAAAACAATTTAAAATACATTTCGCTTAAAGACGAACTTAACTTTGGAAATCCTGAGTTAAAGGATTGGTATGCAAAAGCATCCTTTACCTTAAAAGATGGAACAGTTGTAAAAGGTGCACCTATTGTTTATGGGCTTACAATCCCCGAAAACGCACCAAACAAAATCTGGGCTGAGCGATTTGTGATGTATCTTTTAAAATATGGAAAAGATGATTTCAAAAAAGCAGGACAACCCTTTGTGGATTTTAAAGCATACCCGGACATCTATAAGATTCCTGCTATCGTAAGAATTGGAATAAGAAATTAGCGAAAGTTATCTAATGTCCGTAATAATGGCTAAACAGTCGAAGGAAATTGAAAAGGCTCGAAATAGTATTCCTCAAAAAACTGCAAACTTTAATTCATCTCGAAATCAAAAGATAGATTATAATATAAATTGTGAAGAATAGATTTTTTAGATATGCGTTGGGTATCATTGCAGGTATTGGCATCCTTTTTATAATTGTGCCGCTAATGCGCCTTATAACTTACCCGAGACCCTCGCTTCTTATTTCTTCTCTTAAAGACCCCCTGAACCAGAATGCGATTCTCAATAGTATCACCTTTGCATTTATTGCATCGGTTTTGAGTGTTATTATAGGCATACCACTTTCGTATCTCATTGCAAAAGGGTATTTTGGAAAACTTGAAAGCATAATTGAGGCAATTTGTGACACTCCCCTTGCAACCCCTCACATTATTGCAGGTATTGCACTTCTTCTTGTTTTTGGAAAAGACGGCTTAATCGGTAAATTACTCTATAACACATTCAATATAAAACTCATAGGAACTGCTTTTGCAGTTGTTGTTGCGATGATGTATATGTCGTTTCCATTTTTTGTAGACACGGTAAAAGAAGGGTTTAAAGGAATTGACCCATCGATAGAAAGGGCATCCCGCATATTAGGTGCAAGTGAAGTACATACTTTCTTTCTCATCGACATTCCCCTCGTTAAAGGACATATAATTTCTGGCTTCCTCTCCTCTTTTGCAAGGGCAATTTCAGAGTTTGGCGCTGTAATTATTGTTGCATACTATCCAATGACAGCACCTATCCGCATTTACGATGCATACACGCAATATAACCTCGAAACATCAATCTCTGTTGCAGCAACCCTTCTTATCATATCACTTATTATTTTTGCTATCCTCAGGATTATAGGAAGGAGAGTAAAATGAGTGTCGTACTTTCGATATCAGGGCTTTATGCACACAACGGCAATTTTTTACTTAAAAATATAAATCTTGATGTAGTAAAT encodes the following:
- the wtpA gene encoding tungstate ABC transporter substrate-binding protein WtpA, whose protein sequence is MKKLVVFSLVVLFVFSITIGVLPVKGDTKVEGEISIGKTFAVINSKVVKIDVTPVISNGRTLISGSFLANTLGGFYDYNPNSKTITLLFDLKVFTFEVGSKKAIIDNENYETLDVAPAVIKGVPLVPLRFVIESLGGIVMWNGNTRSVKFSYSPKPLSKTLKVTLKVIHAGSLTQPIRSVEENFKNYYKNLNVQINFEDMSAGSVDVVKQVSELKKEMDVVITADSFLIPQYLIPKYASSYIEFATNKLVLCYTDKSAYAKEITSNNWFDILLRKDVDFGYAEPNSDPCGYRTLLMFQLAELFYKKPGLYNSLLNATKPQNIRPKSVELVALLQTHELDYAFEYESVAIQNNLKYISLKDELNFGNPELKDWYAKASFTLKDGTVVKGAPIVYGLTIPENAPNKIWAERFVMYLLKYGKDDFKKAGQPFVDFKAYPDIYKIPAIVRIGIRN
- a CDS encoding ABC transporter permease, whose product is MKNRFFRYALGIIAGIGILFIIVPLMRLITYPRPSLLISSLKDPLNQNAILNSITFAFIASVLSVIIGIPLSYLIAKGYFGKLESIIEAICDTPLATPHIIAGIALLLVFGKDGLIGKLLYNTFNIKLIGTAFAVVVAMMYMSFPFFVDTVKEGFKGIDPSIERASRILGASEVHTFFLIDIPLVKGHIISGFLSSFARAISEFGAVIIVAYYPMTAPIRIYDAYTQYNLETSISVAATLLIISLIIFAILRIIGRRVK